In Chryseobacterium culicis, the following proteins share a genomic window:
- a CDS encoding S41 family peptidase produces MKKTIISLLTAFSIIGISAQEKSYFLSSPSLSPDGKTAYFAYDGDIWKSDSNGGNASRITALDGEEINPRLSPDGKWLAFSSNQYGNYDVYIMPAGGGTIKQLTFHTGRDEMESWAWDSKTIYFTSSRNNNFGSFKTTIEGKTPQKLFNNYFNNTNGLVETPSGEYLFTSSSESAHQVQRKRYKGENNPDILGYNPKSNSFKQYTHYEGKDFNPSVDKNGIIYFISDENNGEYNLYKLENGKKTALTQFDTSIKKPYVSADGSKVIFEKDYQLFTYDAASKNTAPLTISLNANKTLEKAQNFNVENNISYYDVSPDGKKMAFISRGIIFVSDIEGKFAQQVSDGKERAMEVKWLKDNRTLLYNQTYNGYQNWFTIPADGKGQPKQLTEDLRNNRNITLNNDLSKAVYLSGRDEVRLLDLKSFKSTTIVKDEIWAFQNSRPSFSPNDEYVLFSAKRNFELDIFIYNIKKAQTLNLTNTGVSEEDPVWSPNGKYIYFASDRTNPSYPLGMQKSNIYRMALDWFDEPFKSEKFDNLFTEEKKETKSSDKAKDKDKKDKKDDDKEKEKKEEKEPIIKELKVNPEDTLDRIELVTDRYGYQDDPAVFADDKKEILLFNSNQDNGKRQLFKKVFTDFEPAKSEKVFDKAAYYLTKNEKNLFALVEGNIYKTTVAALKPEKINIQYSFDKDLASEFTQMYAEAWTGVEENFYDEKFHGIDWKAKKEQYAKYLPYVHNRNDLRILLNDLLGELNSSHTGFSSTGKEETMFLSYFTNETGITFKKDQPYTVESILRKSPAYRSGVDIKPGDQLISVNGKKIDPNENIETYFTSPKKQDELVLTFNRDGKNVTAKVHPISNGELKGLLYDEWIYNNHQRVDKLSNNRIAYSCMKNMSTDELDRFLLDMVEQENRKDAVILDLRYNTGGNVHDKVLNFLSQKPYLQWKYREGKITTQPNFAPSGKPIVLLINEASLSDAEMTAAGFKALKLGKIIGQDTYRWIIFTSAKGLVDGSSYRLPSWGTYTLDGQNLEKTGVKPDIYIKNTFMDRLQDNDPQLERAVQEILKDLKK; encoded by the coding sequence ATGAAGAAAACTATTATTTCGTTACTAACAGCATTTTCTATTATAGGAATTTCAGCGCAGGAAAAGTCATATTTTTTATCAAGTCCCTCATTAAGTCCTGATGGAAAAACAGCCTATTTCGCTTACGATGGTGACATCTGGAAATCAGATTCCAATGGCGGAAATGCTTCAAGAATTACGGCACTGGACGGAGAAGAGATCAATCCCCGTCTTTCTCCGGATGGAAAATGGCTTGCCTTCAGTTCCAACCAATATGGAAATTATGATGTGTATATAATGCCTGCAGGAGGAGGAACGATCAAACAGCTAACCTTTCATACCGGAAGAGACGAAATGGAAAGCTGGGCATGGGACAGTAAAACCATTTATTTTACGTCCAGCAGAAATAATAACTTCGGCAGTTTTAAAACAACCATTGAAGGGAAAACACCACAAAAACTGTTCAATAATTATTTTAACAATACCAACGGGCTTGTAGAAACCCCTTCGGGAGAATATCTTTTCACGAGTTCTTCGGAAAGCGCTCATCAGGTACAGAGAAAGCGCTATAAAGGAGAAAACAATCCTGACATCCTTGGATACAACCCAAAAAGCAATTCTTTCAAACAATACACCCATTACGAAGGAAAGGACTTCAACCCAAGTGTAGATAAAAATGGTATTATTTACTTTATTTCTGATGAGAACAACGGGGAATACAACCTTTACAAACTTGAAAATGGTAAAAAGACTGCTTTAACCCAATTTGATACTTCTATTAAAAAACCTTATGTTTCAGCGGATGGATCTAAAGTTATTTTTGAAAAGGATTATCAGCTTTTCACTTATGATGCAGCCTCAAAAAACACCGCACCTCTTACCATCAGTCTGAATGCCAACAAAACACTGGAAAAAGCCCAGAATTTCAATGTTGAAAATAATATTTCTTATTATGATGTATCACCCGATGGTAAAAAAATGGCATTCATAAGCCGTGGGATTATATTCGTTTCAGATATTGAAGGAAAATTTGCCCAGCAGGTTTCTGATGGGAAAGAACGGGCAATGGAAGTAAAATGGCTGAAAGACAACAGAACGCTTCTTTACAATCAAACGTATAACGGCTATCAAAACTGGTTTACGATTCCTGCAGACGGGAAAGGTCAACCAAAGCAATTAACGGAAGATTTGCGCAACAACCGCAATATCACCCTGAATAACGACCTTTCAAAAGCAGTTTATTTAAGCGGTCGTGATGAAGTAAGATTGTTGGATTTAAAAAGCTTCAAATCTACAACCATTGTGAAGGATGAAATATGGGCTTTCCAAAACTCCAGACCTTCTTTTTCTCCTAACGATGAATATGTATTGTTTTCAGCGAAGAGAAACTTTGAACTTGATATTTTCATCTACAATATTAAAAAAGCACAGACGCTGAACCTTACCAACACAGGTGTTTCAGAGGAAGATCCTGTATGGTCACCGAATGGGAAGTATATTTATTTCGCCAGCGACAGAACCAATCCGTCTTATCCTTTAGGCATGCAGAAGTCTAATATTTACCGCATGGCGCTGGACTGGTTTGACGAACCTTTTAAATCTGAAAAATTCGATAATCTTTTTACTGAAGAAAAGAAGGAAACAAAATCTTCAGACAAAGCAAAAGATAAAGACAAGAAGGATAAAAAAGACGACGATAAGGAAAAAGAGAAAAAAGAAGAAAAAGAACCGATTATCAAAGAACTGAAAGTAAATCCTGAAGATACACTGGACAGAATCGAGCTGGTTACGGACCGATATGGCTATCAGGACGACCCTGCCGTTTTTGCTGATGACAAGAAAGAAATCCTCCTTTTCAATTCTAATCAGGATAATGGAAAAAGACAACTGTTCAAAAAAGTTTTCACAGATTTTGAACCTGCCAAATCAGAAAAAGTTTTCGATAAAGCAGCATACTACCTTACTAAAAATGAGAAAAACCTCTTCGCCCTGGTAGAAGGTAATATTTATAAAACAACGGTTGCCGCCTTAAAACCTGAGAAAATAAACATTCAATATAGTTTTGACAAGGATCTGGCATCAGAATTCACCCAGATGTATGCTGAAGCCTGGACTGGCGTAGAAGAAAACTTCTATGATGAAAAGTTCCATGGCATTGACTGGAAAGCAAAAAAAGAACAGTACGCCAAATATCTGCCCTATGTGCATAACAGAAATGATCTGCGAATTTTACTAAATGATCTTTTAGGTGAGCTTAATTCTTCACACACAGGATTTTCTTCTACAGGGAAAGAAGAGACCATGTTCCTGAGCTATTTCACCAACGAAACAGGAATTACCTTCAAAAAAGACCAGCCTTACACCGTAGAAAGCATTTTAAGAAAATCTCCGGCTTACCGTTCAGGAGTTGATATTAAACCTGGCGACCAGTTGATTTCTGTAAACGGAAAAAAAATTGATCCAAACGAAAATATCGAAACGTATTTTACAAGCCCTAAAAAACAGGATGAGCTTGTACTCACGTTCAACCGTGATGGTAAAAATGTAACCGCCAAAGTGCATCCGATTTCTAATGGAGAATTAAAAGGATTGCTTTACGATGAGTGGATCTACAACAATCACCAGCGTGTTGATAAGCTTAGCAACAACAGAATCGCTTATTCATGCATGAAAAACATGTCTACTGATGAGCTGGACCGTTTTCTTTTGGATATGGTAGAGCAGGAAAACAGAAAAGATGCTGTTATTCTTGACCTTCGTTATAATACGGGAGGAAATGTTCATGACAAAGTATTGAATTTCCTTTCTCAAAAACCTTATCTGCAATGGAAATACCGTGAAGGAAAAATAACCACACAACCTAATTTTGCCCCTTCCGGAAAACCAATTGTCCTTTTGATTAATGAAGCCTCCTTAAGTGACGCAGAAATGACTGCAGCCGGATTTAAAGCATTGAAACTGGGCAAAATCATTGGCCAGGATACATATCGCTGGATTATTTTCACTTCAGCAAAAGGCCTTGTAGACGGTTCTTCTTATAGATTGCCTTCGTGGGGTACTTATACGCTGGACGGACAAAATCTTGAAAAAACAGGAGTAAAACCTGACATTTACATTAAAAACACCTTTATGGACCGTCTTCAGGATAACGATCCCCAGCTGGAAAGAGCTGTTCAGGAAATACTTAAGGATTTGAAGAAATAA
- the rseP gene encoding RIP metalloprotease RseP, with amino-acid sequence MEIAIKLFQFILSISILVLLHELGHFLPAIWFKTRAEKFFLFFDPYFSIFSMKKINGKWQYKFLSKNLPDSEVIEINGKKEEVPIDISKLPDNDWRKHPEQTKYGIGWLPFGGYVKIAGMVDESMDTAQMKKPAEPWEFRSKPAWQRLIIMLGGVTVNFFLAWLIYSSLSFFNGETYTDITKFNNGIEATSAGKKMGFQNGDKIISVDGKPAERLENTSINILLGDHVTVNRNGQEVTFPVNADGVADVLKQREAKLYITPRVSMVIDSLATPSSQASGLAKGDKIVGINGKKAAFFDEVSALLAENKGKTITVDVERNGAVQTLPSVSVDKNGKLGIAIDTKSIAKEIVTNKQYSFGESIPRGFTRTIEALTTQVKQFKIMFNSKVQGYKNVGGPIAIVKNMPVDKDADGSFKINWVAFWSFTAMFSVWLAFLNLIPIPGLDGGHVLFTLYEIIVGKPVPQKVLENAQMIGVIFLLGLMLLIFGSDIFKVFTGKL; translated from the coding sequence ATGGAAATAGCAATCAAACTTTTTCAGTTCATTCTGAGCATCTCTATACTAGTGCTTCTTCATGAGCTTGGGCATTTTTTACCCGCAATATGGTTCAAGACAAGAGCAGAGAAGTTTTTCCTGTTTTTTGATCCTTACTTCTCCATATTCTCCATGAAGAAAATCAATGGAAAATGGCAGTACAAATTTTTATCAAAGAACCTGCCGGATTCTGAAGTAATAGAGATAAACGGAAAGAAGGAAGAAGTTCCTATCGATATATCAAAACTTCCGGATAATGACTGGAGAAAGCATCCTGAACAAACCAAATACGGAATCGGATGGCTTCCTTTCGGAGGATACGTGAAAATTGCAGGAATGGTAGATGAAAGTATGGATACTGCCCAAATGAAAAAACCGGCAGAACCATGGGAATTCAGATCAAAACCAGCTTGGCAGAGACTTATTATTATGCTGGGAGGGGTTACTGTTAACTTTTTCCTTGCATGGTTAATCTACAGTTCTCTATCTTTCTTCAATGGAGAAACGTATACAGATATCACGAAATTCAACAACGGTATTGAAGCTACTTCAGCTGGAAAGAAAATGGGATTCCAGAATGGTGACAAAATCATCAGCGTAGATGGAAAACCGGCAGAAAGACTTGAAAACACTTCAATCAATATTCTTTTAGGAGACCATGTTACTGTAAACAGAAACGGACAGGAAGTCACTTTCCCGGTAAATGCTGACGGTGTTGCGGATGTTCTTAAACAGAGAGAAGCGAAACTATACATCACTCCAAGAGTTTCTATGGTTATTGATTCATTAGCAACTCCTTCTTCTCAGGCCTCTGGTCTTGCGAAAGGTGATAAAATTGTAGGAATCAACGGTAAGAAAGCAGCATTCTTTGATGAAGTAAGCGCTCTTTTAGCTGAGAATAAAGGAAAAACAATTACTGTAGACGTTGAAAGAAACGGAGCTGTACAAACCTTACCTTCAGTTTCTGTTGATAAAAACGGAAAATTAGGAATAGCTATTGATACAAAAAGCATTGCAAAAGAAATCGTAACCAATAAACAATATTCTTTTGGAGAATCTATTCCAAGAGGATTTACAAGAACTATCGAGGCGTTGACCACTCAGGTTAAGCAGTTCAAAATTATGTTCAACTCTAAAGTTCAGGGGTATAAAAATGTAGGAGGTCCTATTGCTATTGTAAAGAATATGCCTGTGGATAAAGATGCTGACGGAAGCTTTAAAATCAACTGGGTTGCTTTCTGGAGTTTTACAGCGATGTTCTCTGTATGGTTGGCATTCCTGAACCTTATTCCTATTCCGGGACTTGATGGTGGACACGTTTTATTTACTTTATATGAAATTATTGTAGGAAAACCGGTTCCACAGAAAGTTTTAGAGAATGCTCAGATGATTGGAGTTATCTTCCTGTTAGGCTTAATGTTACTCATCTTCGGAAGCGACATCTTCAAGGTATTCACAGGGAAATTATAA
- a CDS encoding DUF6646 family protein yields MKKLFFMVTILFFGAMANAQAWTGKGDQKIQLGLSAWGYGTGITGTYDYGLNQLISVGAGINGYFDNYKNNDKDNRVFVFGRLNFHLQEALNLPSKWDIYPGVDLGVLGKDFGVGAHIGARYFFTEKIGVFAEVGNNGSLGVSFNL; encoded by the coding sequence ATGAAGAAATTGTTTTTTATGGTGACGATCTTATTTTTTGGTGCAATGGCCAATGCTCAGGCCTGGACAGGAAAAGGAGATCAGAAAATACAACTGGGGCTGAGTGCCTGGGGATATGGAACCGGAATAACGGGAACTTATGACTACGGACTCAATCAACTTATTTCAGTAGGAGCCGGTATCAACGGCTATTTTGATAATTATAAAAACAACGATAAGGATAATCGTGTTTTTGTTTTCGGGAGGCTGAACTTTCACTTACAGGAAGCGCTGAACCTGCCTTCAAAATGGGACATCTACCCAGGAGTGGACCTTGGAGTTCTGGGAAAAGACTTCGGAGTGGGTGCTCACATCGGAGCCCGCTATTTCTTCACAGAGAAAATAGGAGTCTTTGCAGAGGTTGGTAATAATGGCAGCCTTGGGGTTTCTTTCAATTTATAA
- a CDS encoding nitrilase-related carbon-nitrogen hydrolase has product MKVVGLNLDIIWKNKTDNFKLIENELQNVEADLFLLPEMFSTGFCMDASEVSDRNNESLEFLKRMSKEKNAAFCGSAPVEQNGNFYNRMYFIQPDGETAFYDKRHLFSFSGEDKVYTPGKDRVIVEYKGIRFLLQVCYDLRFPVFARNNDDYDAVLYVANWPEKRVGAWEHLLKARAIENLSFVFGLNRIGTDGNNLFYQESSHCFFADGKEISQKHGNLVSADLNRDELKDFREHFQFLNDRDSFSIEF; this is encoded by the coding sequence ATGAAAGTTGTAGGGCTTAATTTAGATATCATCTGGAAAAATAAAACTGACAATTTTAAACTCATAGAAAACGAACTGCAAAATGTGGAAGCTGATCTGTTTCTCCTTCCTGAAATGTTTTCAACAGGTTTCTGTATGGATGCTTCTGAAGTTTCGGATAGGAATAATGAATCACTGGAGTTTTTGAAAAGAATGTCAAAAGAAAAAAATGCAGCATTCTGTGGAAGTGCTCCCGTAGAGCAAAACGGAAATTTTTACAACAGAATGTATTTTATACAACCGGATGGTGAAACGGCTTTCTATGACAAAAGACATTTGTTCTCCTTTTCGGGTGAAGATAAAGTTTATACGCCAGGGAAAGACAGGGTAATCGTTGAATATAAAGGGATACGTTTCCTGCTTCAGGTCTGCTATGATCTGCGTTTTCCTGTTTTTGCAAGAAATAATGATGATTATGATGCTGTTTTATATGTTGCAAACTGGCCGGAGAAAAGAGTAGGAGCGTGGGAACACTTGTTAAAGGCCAGAGCCATTGAGAATTTATCTTTCGTATTTGGTTTAAATAGAATTGGAACGGATGGGAATAACCTCTTTTATCAGGAGAGCTCTCACTGTTTCTTTGCGGACGGAAAAGAAATTTCCCAAAAGCATGGGAATCTTGTATCTGCAGATTTGAATAGGGATGAACTGAAAGATTTTAGAGAACATTTCCAGTTTTTGAATGATAGAGATTCCTTTTCTATTGAATTTTAG
- a CDS encoding thioredoxin family protein, which produces MSQKFQEIIDSERPVLIDFFATWCQPCKVQSSVLNTVKENIGEGARIIKVDVDQYPALAAQYGVRGVPTLAIFKNGEMLWKESGVHDVNTLTQLLQEYA; this is translated from the coding sequence ATGTCACAAAAATTCCAGGAAATTATTGATTCTGAAAGACCGGTACTTATTGACTTTTTCGCAACATGGTGTCAGCCTTGTAAAGTACAGTCTTCGGTATTAAATACGGTAAAGGAAAATATTGGTGAAGGAGCCAGAATTATAAAGGTAGATGTAGACCAATATCCTGCACTGGCAGCTCAATACGGAGTGCGAGGAGTACCTACTCTGGCCATTTTCAAAAATGGAGAAATGCTATGGAAGGAAAGTGGTGTTCATGATGTGAATACCCTCACACAACTTTTACAAGAATATGCTTAA
- a CDS encoding rhodanese-like domain-containing protein, with translation MKIQFFGLVLAMAFTLSACKTSHTTVTPKANIKEVVNSSDVTLVDVRIPEQYSAGTAKNAINIPLAEIQNNIETLKGKKVVVFCNKGVQADQAMEILKKNGVEAYDGTSWKNVKAIQDETNKKAN, from the coding sequence ATGAAGATACAGTTTTTTGGACTTGTTTTAGCAATGGCTTTTACGCTAAGTGCCTGTAAAACATCTCATACGACTGTCACACCCAAAGCGAACATCAAAGAAGTGGTCAACAGTTCTGATGTCACATTGGTGGATGTCAGAATTCCGGAACAGTATTCGGCAGGAACCGCAAAAAATGCCATCAATATTCCATTAGCGGAGATTCAAAACAATATAGAAACCCTGAAGGGCAAAAAAGTTGTTGTGTTCTGCAATAAAGGAGTTCAGGCAGATCAGGCTATGGAAATACTGAAGAAAAATGGAGTTGAAGCCTATGATGGTACAAGCTGGAAAAACGTAAAAGCAATCCAGGACGAAACAAACAAAAAAGCAAACTAA
- a CDS encoding MBL fold metallo-hydrolase produces MKIEQIYTGCLAQGAYYIVSENEAAIIDPLREVKPYLDRLEKDNVTLKYIFETHFHADFVSGHLDLSKKTGAPIVYGPTAAPEFEAIIAEDNQIFEIGKIKIKVMHTPGHTMESSTYLLVDENGVETAIFTGDTLFLGDVGRPDLAQKATNLTQEDLAGILYDSLQNKIMPLDDSITVYPAHGAGSACGKNMQKETVDILGNQKKTNYALNQPDKESFIREVLDGLTAPPKYFGMNVALNKGGYESLDVVMNKGMQPVAPKDFEALAEETGALILDTRGAADFHKGFVPNSINIGLKGDFAPWVGTLIVDVKHPLLLVTDEGTEEEVITRLSRVGFDNVIGYLKGSFEAWKNAGNEIDEIKRITPAEFAEQFTENSTVVDVRKLTEYSAEHIDNAYNKPLDTISDWARTIDDSEHFFLHCAGGYRSMIAASILNSHGIRNFTEIEGGFNGIKKTEKFPTTDFVCQSKTS; encoded by the coding sequence ATGAAAATTGAACAAATATATACGGGCTGTCTGGCTCAGGGTGCCTATTATATTGTATCAGAGAATGAAGCTGCCATTATTGATCCTTTAAGAGAAGTAAAACCTTACCTGGATCGTCTGGAAAAAGACAATGTCACTTTAAAATATATTTTTGAAACTCACTTCCATGCTGATTTCGTATCAGGACATCTGGATTTAAGTAAAAAAACAGGTGCTCCCATTGTATATGGACCTACGGCCGCTCCGGAATTTGAAGCCATTATTGCAGAAGACAATCAGATTTTTGAAATCGGAAAAATAAAAATAAAGGTAATGCACACTCCTGGGCACACTATGGAAAGCAGCACTTACCTTTTAGTAGACGAAAATGGTGTTGAAACTGCAATCTTTACAGGTGACACTTTATTTCTAGGAGACGTTGGAAGACCAGATCTTGCGCAGAAAGCAACAAATCTTACGCAGGAAGACCTTGCAGGAATTCTCTACGACAGTCTTCAGAATAAGATTATGCCATTGGATGACAGCATTACGGTTTATCCAGCTCACGGTGCCGGATCTGCCTGTGGAAAAAATATGCAGAAGGAAACGGTAGATATTTTAGGAAACCAAAAGAAGACGAACTACGCTCTTAATCAACCAGATAAAGAATCTTTCATCAGAGAAGTACTTGACGGTTTGACCGCTCCACCGAAATATTTCGGAATGAATGTCGCTTTAAATAAAGGCGGTTATGAAAGCCTGGATGTTGTGATGAACAAAGGGATGCAACCTGTTGCTCCAAAAGATTTCGAAGCATTGGCAGAAGAAACGGGAGCATTAATTTTAGATACCAGAGGAGCTGCAGATTTCCATAAAGGATTTGTACCTAACTCTATCAACATAGGTCTGAAAGGAGATTTCGCACCATGGGTAGGAACGCTTATTGTGGATGTAAAACACCCTTTATTATTGGTAACTGATGAAGGTACTGAAGAGGAAGTAATCACCAGACTGAGCAGAGTAGGCTTTGATAATGTAATAGGATATCTGAAAGGAAGTTTTGAAGCCTGGAAAAATGCAGGTAATGAAATTGACGAGATCAAAAGAATCACTCCAGCCGAATTCGCAGAACAGTTTACAGAAAACTCTACCGTAGTGGATGTAAGAAAACTGACTGAATATTCTGCCGAGCATATTGACAATGCTTACAACAAGCCATTGGATACTATCAGTGACTGGGCCCGTACGATTGATGATTCTGAACATTTCTTTCTGCACTGTGCCGGGGGATACAGAAGCATGATCGCAGCAAGCATACTTAACTCACACGGAATCAGAAATTTCACCGAAATAGAAGGAGGTTTTAACGGCATCAAAAAGACGGAAAAATTCCCGACTACAGATTTTGTCTGCCAATCCAAAACATCGTAA